A genomic region of Paenibacillus sp. PL2-23 contains the following coding sequences:
- a CDS encoding UDP-N-acetylglucosamine 1-carboxyvinyltransferase — MEKLMIRGGRPLRGTVQISGAKNSAVALVPASILAESEVVLDNLPLISDVAVYSEILQELGAVVKREGDTMRIDPSELISKPMPNGKVKLLRASYYMMGAMLGRFGEATIGMPGGCNFEPRPIDQHIKGFEALGATVTNEHGSIHIQAKELRGAKIYLDVASVGATINIMLAASRAKGSTIIENAAKEPEIIDVATLLNAMGATIKGAGTETIRIEGVPRLHGCRHSIIPDRIQAGTYMIMAAATRGDVLIDNVIPKHLEALTAKLEEMGVIVEEMDEAIRIIGAPEYTAVDVKALVYPGFATDLQSPMTTLLTQAKGVSILSDYVYGTRFKHVPELTRMGANIRVEGRSAIIEGGKLNAAKVKAADLRAGASLVIAALTVPDEVTEITGVEYIDRGYDHLVENLTSLGAEVWRETEA, encoded by the coding sequence ATGGAGAAATTAATGATCCGGGGCGGACGACCGCTTCGCGGAACGGTCCAGATCAGCGGCGCCAAGAACAGCGCGGTTGCGCTCGTGCCGGCTTCTATTCTGGCAGAATCCGAGGTTGTGCTAGACAATTTGCCGCTAATTAGCGATGTGGCGGTGTACAGCGAGATTTTGCAGGAGCTTGGAGCCGTAGTCAAGCGAGAAGGCGATACGATGCGCATCGATCCTTCGGAGCTGATCTCGAAGCCTATGCCCAACGGCAAGGTGAAGCTGCTGCGAGCTTCCTATTATATGATGGGCGCGATGCTGGGACGCTTCGGGGAAGCGACAATCGGCATGCCGGGCGGCTGCAACTTCGAGCCGAGGCCAATAGACCAGCATATCAAAGGCTTTGAAGCGTTAGGTGCAACGGTTACGAATGAACATGGTTCTATTCATATTCAAGCTAAGGAATTGCGCGGAGCAAAGATTTATCTGGATGTGGCAAGTGTAGGGGCAACGATTAATATTATGCTGGCGGCCTCCCGGGCCAAAGGCTCCACGATTATCGAAAACGCGGCAAAAGAGCCTGAAATTATAGATGTAGCTACTCTCCTCAACGCCATGGGCGCCACGATCAAGGGCGCTGGAACCGAGACGATTCGAATCGAAGGGGTTCCAAGGCTGCATGGCTGTCGTCATTCCATTATTCCTGATCGAATTCAGGCTGGTACTTATATGATTATGGCCGCCGCTACACGCGGCGATGTGCTGATTGACAATGTCATCCCGAAGCACCTGGAGGCGTTGACCGCGAAGCTGGAGGAGATGGGCGTCATCGTCGAGGAGATGGACGAGGCGATCCGGATTATCGGCGCGCCCGAATATACGGCGGTGGATGTGAAAGCGCTGGTTTATCCAGGCTTTGCGACGGATCTGCAGTCACCGATGACCACCCTGCTTACACAAGCCAAGGGCGTCAGCATCCTGTCTGATTATGTATATGGCACGCGCTTCAAGCATGTGCCGGAGCTTACGCGTATGGGCGCCAATATTCGGGTAGAGGGCCGCTCCGCCATTATCGAAGGCGGCAAGCTGAACGCCGCGAAGGTGAAGGCTGCCGATCTGAGGGCAGGCGCGTCGCTTGTTATTGCGGCTTTAACGGTCCCGGATGAAGTAACAGAGATAACAGGTGTCGAATATATCGATCGTGGGTATGATCATTTAGTGGAGAATTTAACGAGTCTGGGTGCTGAGGTGTGGCGGGAGACGGAGGCGTAG
- the rho gene encoding transcription termination factor Rho: MSDLQIADLEGMKLTELYKLAKQYQVPYYGTLKKKELIFAILRAQAEKSGLMFMEGVLDILQEGFGFLRPINYLPSKEDIYISASQIRRFDLRNGDLVSGKCRPPKENERYFGLLQVNAVNGENPDTASERLHFPALTPLYPEKKLVLETSQSKLSTRMMDLLAPVGLGQRGLIVAPPKAGKTLLLKEIANSISENHPEIELFVLLIDERPEEVTDMQRSVKGEVVASTFDELPENHIKVAELVLERALRLVEHKKDVVILLDSITRLARAYNLVIPPSGRTLSGGIDPAAFHRPKRFFGSARNVEEGGSLTILATALIETGSRMDDIIYEEFKGTGNMELHLDRKLAERRIFPALDMRRSGTRREEMLLTKEELDKIWAIRKSLTDTPDFVDNFLKKLKNTENNEQFLMSLDTSAEAPSKPERPAVKSGQTSTANRRPVARTTHSS, from the coding sequence ATGTCAGATCTACAAATTGCGGATTTGGAAGGCATGAAGCTGACCGAGCTGTACAAGCTTGCGAAGCAGTACCAGGTCCCTTATTATGGAACACTTAAGAAGAAAGAGCTGATCTTCGCTATATTGCGTGCGCAGGCGGAGAAGAGCGGACTTATGTTTATGGAAGGCGTGCTCGACATCTTGCAAGAGGGCTTCGGCTTCCTGCGTCCCATTAATTATTTGCCCAGCAAGGAAGATATTTATATCTCGGCCTCTCAGATCCGAAGATTCGATCTTAGGAACGGCGATCTGGTATCCGGCAAGTGCCGCCCGCCTAAGGAGAACGAACGCTACTTCGGTCTGCTCCAAGTAAACGCCGTTAACGGCGAGAATCCCGATACAGCTTCCGAACGACTCCATTTTCCTGCCCTTACTCCTCTTTATCCCGAGAAGAAGCTAGTGCTTGAAACCTCGCAGTCGAAGCTATCTACCCGCATGATGGACTTGCTTGCGCCCGTTGGCCTCGGTCAGAGGGGACTCATTGTCGCACCGCCCAAGGCGGGCAAAACCCTGCTGCTTAAGGAAATTGCAAATAGCATTTCGGAGAACCATCCCGAAATTGAGCTTTTTGTGCTGCTGATTGACGAGCGTCCGGAGGAAGTGACGGATATGCAGCGCTCCGTGAAGGGCGAGGTCGTAGCTTCGACGTTCGACGAGCTGCCGGAGAATCATATCAAGGTAGCGGAGCTTGTGCTGGAGAGAGCGCTTCGCCTGGTCGAGCATAAGAAGGACGTCGTTATTCTGCTGGATAGCATTACGCGTCTTGCGCGCGCCTACAACTTAGTGATTCCGCCATCCGGCAGAACGTTAAGCGGCGGTATCGATCCCGCAGCATTCCATCGTCCCAAGCGCTTCTTCGGTTCGGCGCGCAACGTGGAGGAGGGCGGCAGCCTGACGATTCTAGCGACTGCGCTTATCGAGACGGGCTCCCGTATGGACGACATTATATACGAGGAGTTCAAGGGTACGGGCAACATGGAGCTGCATCTTGACCGGAAGCTGGCGGAGCGCCGTATTTTCCCTGCTCTGGATATGCGGAGATCGGGCACGCGTCGTGAGGAAATGCTGCTTACCAAAGAAGAGCTGGACAAAATCTGGGCGATTCGCAAGAGCTTGACCGATACCCCGGATTTCGTGGATAACTTCCTGAAGAAGCTGAAAAATACAGAAAATAACGAGCAGTTCCTGATGTCCCTGGATACGTCAGCGGAAGCGCCGTCCAAACCGGAGCGTCCGGCCGTGAAGAGCGGCCAGACATCCACGGCGAACCGCAGGCCAGTCGCCAGAACGACGCATAGCTCGTAG
- a CDS encoding radical SAM protein, translating into MNLVYADEHGNVFDHPDYIGLGRSGDMIVEIMEDELIPLPEGATLVSLPFTRPIGLDPDSGEMLALPGGAQAVGALLPQGYTRLCLPGYAKSDKKEKLPLFGYTAVVWKDGGFYVTAEQSDDPERWDPLNCDRKELNVQVERLLAKYPENRLYKHLSHCALGYECLTASNTFLTRWEGAVPVSYSCNAGCFGCISEQPEDSGFLAPQTRMNFKPTVDEVVQIMLEQLKEPDSIISFGQGCEGEPSTQVKIIVEAIKRVREQTSLGYININTNAGLTDFMRAIVDAGLDLMRVSTISAIDEHYNAYYKPRGYTLHNVERSLKYAADKGVYTSINYLIFPGVTDREEEIEAMIGFAKRTGLKLIQMRNLNIDPESYLELIPKAQGEIYGMKQMLDILREELPDVVIGSYTHVPPAEFRRAVTR; encoded by the coding sequence ATGAATCTCGTATATGCGGATGAGCACGGCAACGTGTTCGATCACCCTGACTATATTGGACTTGGTCGCAGTGGGGATATGATTGTGGAAATTATGGAGGACGAGCTTATTCCGCTGCCAGAGGGCGCGACGCTCGTCAGCCTGCCCTTCACGAGACCGATCGGACTGGACCCCGACTCCGGAGAGATGCTGGCGCTGCCGGGCGGCGCTCAGGCTGTGGGAGCGCTCCTGCCTCAGGGCTATACCCGTCTCTGCCTCCCCGGGTACGCGAAGTCGGACAAGAAGGAGAAGCTGCCGCTGTTCGGCTATACGGCTGTCGTATGGAAGGATGGGGGCTTCTATGTCACCGCCGAGCAAAGCGATGATCCCGAGCGTTGGGATCCGCTGAACTGCGACCGCAAGGAGTTGAACGTGCAGGTTGAGCGGCTGCTGGCGAAATATCCCGAAAACCGGTTGTACAAGCATTTGTCCCATTGCGCGCTGGGCTATGAATGCTTGACGGCATCCAATACGTTCCTGACCCGCTGGGAGGGTGCGGTGCCTGTCTCCTATTCCTGCAACGCGGGCTGCTTCGGCTGCATCTCGGAGCAGCCGGAGGACAGCGGATTCCTCGCGCCGCAGACACGGATGAATTTCAAGCCGACGGTGGACGAAGTGGTGCAGATTATGCTGGAGCAGCTGAAGGAGCCGGATTCCATCATCAGCTTCGGGCAAGGCTGCGAGGGCGAGCCGTCCACGCAGGTGAAGATTATCGTCGAAGCGATCAAGCGGGTGAGGGAACAAACCTCCCTGGGCTACATTAACATTAACACGAACGCGGGCCTGACCGATTTTATGCGCGCCATAGTGGATGCGGGTCTTGATCTTATGCGCGTGAGCACGATCAGCGCCATCGACGAGCATTATAACGCCTACTACAAGCCGCGGGGCTATACGCTGCATAATGTGGAGCGTTCTCTGAAATATGCAGCGGACAAGGGTGTCTATACGTCGATTAACTACTTGATCTTCCCGGGTGTCACCGATCGTGAAGAGGAGATTGAAGCCATGATTGGCTTCGCCAAGCGTACGGGACTTAAGCTGATTCAGATGCGCAATCTGAATATTGATCCCGAGAGCTATCTGGAGCTCATCCCGAAGGCGCAGGGCGAGATTTACGGCATGAAGCAAATGCTGGACATTCTCCGCGAGGAGCTGCCGGACGTCGTCATCGGTTCATACACCCATGTTCCGCCCGCCGAATTTCGCAGAGCCGTCACAAGATGA
- the rpmE gene encoding 50S ribosomal protein L31, whose amino-acid sequence MKQGIHPTYHVVTATCACGNTFETGSIKPSLRVEICSACHPFFTGKQKFLDAGGRVDRFKKKYGI is encoded by the coding sequence ATGAAACAAGGTATTCATCCGACATACCACGTCGTTACAGCAACTTGCGCTTGCGGCAATACATTCGAGACGGGCTCCATTAAACCGAGCCTTCGCGTTGAGATTTGTTCCGCATGTCACCCATTCTTCACGGGTAAGCAGAAGTTCCTGGATGCCGGCGGCCGCGTCGACCGTTTCAAGAAGAAATACGGCATTTAA
- the dnaX gene encoding DNA polymerase III subunit gamma/tau, with product MSHIALYRAWRPQTFQDMVGQQHIIQTLQNAIRENRVSHAYLFNGPRGTGKTTTAKVLAKAVNCERGPAVEPCNECSACIGITAGHMMDVIEIDAASNRGIDEIRDIREKVRYAPSEVRFKVYIIDEVHMLTTEAFNALLKTLEEPPGHVIFVLATTEPHKLPATIISRCQRFDFRQVSLEEQTGRLLQICQEEGIAADEDALAYIARLSEGGMRDAISLLEQVAAFGDGRITLDAAVDVTGGMAADQFYQLAEAVRDRNVAAMMPLVESLMLAGKAADKCMENLMYYFRDLLVLKLAPGGGAVTERVVDRERFQAMAEAYSPTRLFAMIDILNKYQVELKHASQPQTLFEVALMKLCSIGEDGAQTPAHSGSGTSGTDSAEVSKLRMQVEALERKLEQVLQNGVSASLPAEAGSADSRSAGPQSRGALRSGFGGSSGKVRAKVKLDAYVASVTSPESGIARSKWGDVLNRVKDAKVTLHAWLKNGELVAVDSGNLLLAFKNEIHRETTEKPDHRDIIERVASEVLGSRFRLVTVMQKEWQAALDGAGDEPGEVFELQHEGEDSGPVAPQRPEWVEEAVKMFGEDLVVVRDKA from the coding sequence GTGTCACATATTGCTTTATACCGTGCCTGGCGTCCTCAGACGTTTCAGGATATGGTCGGACAGCAGCATATCATCCAGACGCTGCAGAACGCGATAAGGGAAAATCGCGTATCGCATGCCTATCTGTTCAACGGACCGAGAGGGACGGGCAAGACCACGACGGCCAAGGTACTCGCCAAAGCCGTCAATTGCGAGCGGGGGCCGGCGGTAGAGCCCTGCAACGAGTGCTCTGCTTGCATAGGCATCACCGCAGGGCACATGATGGACGTCATTGAGATAGATGCCGCTTCGAACCGGGGCATCGACGAAATTAGGGATATTCGGGAGAAAGTCAGATACGCCCCTTCCGAGGTCCGGTTCAAGGTGTACATCATCGATGAGGTGCATATGCTCACGACGGAAGCCTTCAACGCCTTGCTGAAGACGCTTGAGGAGCCGCCTGGACATGTCATCTTCGTTCTAGCGACGACGGAGCCGCATAAGCTGCCGGCTACGATTATATCCCGATGCCAGCGCTTTGACTTCCGTCAGGTTTCCTTGGAGGAGCAGACGGGGCGTCTCCTTCAAATTTGCCAGGAAGAGGGCATTGCCGCCGACGAGGACGCCCTGGCTTATATCGCTCGTTTGTCCGAGGGCGGCATGCGGGACGCAATTAGTCTTCTGGAGCAGGTAGCCGCATTTGGCGATGGCCGTATTACGCTGGATGCAGCAGTCGACGTGACAGGCGGGATGGCGGCGGATCAGTTCTATCAGCTTGCAGAGGCTGTGCGCGACCGCAATGTAGCGGCGATGATGCCTCTCGTTGAAAGCTTGATGCTGGCAGGCAAAGCAGCGGACAAGTGTATGGAGAATCTTATGTACTACTTCCGCGATCTGCTTGTGCTGAAGCTGGCCCCTGGCGGAGGGGCTGTAACGGAGCGAGTTGTGGATCGCGAACGGTTCCAGGCGATGGCTGAAGCCTATTCTCCAACCAGACTGTTCGCGATGATTGATATTTTGAACAAATACCAAGTAGAATTAAAGCATGCCTCGCAGCCTCAGACGCTGTTCGAGGTCGCATTAATGAAGCTCTGCTCCATCGGCGAGGATGGCGCGCAGACGCCCGCACACTCCGGCTCTGGCACATCAGGGACGGACAGCGCGGAAGTGTCTAAGCTTCGTATGCAAGTAGAAGCGTTGGAGCGCAAGCTTGAGCAGGTGCTCCAGAACGGAGTGTCCGCTTCATTGCCGGCAGAGGCTGGCTCCGCCGACAGCCGCAGCGCAGGACCTCAATCACGCGGTGCGCTTCGGAGCGGATTTGGCGGCAGTTCCGGCAAGGTTAGAGCCAAGGTGAAGCTGGATGCTTATGTCGCTTCAGTCACAAGTCCGGAATCCGGCATAGCGCGCTCCAAGTGGGGGGACGTGCTTAATCGGGTGAAGGATGCCAAGGTCACCCTGCATGCATGGCTCAAGAATGGGGAGCTTGTTGCGGTTGACAGCGGCAATCTGCTGCTCGCGTTCAAGAACGAGATTCATAGGGAGACCACCGAAAAGCCGGATCATCGGGATATTATTGAGCGAGTCGCCTCTGAAGTGCTTGGCTCAAGGTTCCGTCTAGTGACGGTCATGCAGAAGGAATGGCAGGCTGCTCTGGATGGTGCTGGCGATGAGCCTGGAGAGGTGTTCGAGCTGCAGCATGAAGGCGAGGACAGCGGACCAGTCGCCCCTCAAAGACCGGAGTGGGTGGAGGAAGCCGTGAAGATGTTCGGCGAGGATTTAGTTGTTGTCAGGGATAAAGCGTAA
- a CDS encoding YbaB/EbfC family nucleoid-associated protein — protein MNNMNQMMKQVKKMQEQMLKAQEQLETKSVEGTAGGGVVTATVNGHKKLLNIVIKPEAVDPDDVEMLQDLVMTAVNDALTKADELANQDMGKFTGGMKIPGLF, from the coding sequence ATGAACAACATGAACCAAATGATGAAGCAAGTGAAGAAGATGCAGGAGCAGATGCTGAAGGCGCAGGAGCAGCTGGAGACCAAATCCGTAGAGGGCACTGCTGGCGGCGGCGTTGTAACTGCTACGGTAAACGGCCATAAGAAGCTGCTGAATATCGTAATCAAGCCGGAAGCGGTAGATCCGGATGACGTCGAAATGCTGCAAGACCTCGTGATGACGGCTGTAAACGACGCATTAACCAAGGCAGATGAGCTTGCGAACCAAGATATGGGCAAATTTACGGGCGGTATGAAAATTCCAGGCTTGTTCTAA
- the recR gene encoding recombination mediator RecR codes for MFYPEPIAKLIDAFTRLPGIGPKTAARLAFHVLRMKEDDVIDFAKALVSVKRNLFYCSVCCNITDTDPCKICQDKSRDASVICVVQESKDLVAMERTKEFEGYYHVLQGAISPMEGIGPDEIRIAELLRRLSDESVQELILATNPNIEGEATAMYLSRLVKPFGIKVTRIAHGLPVGGDLEYADEVTLSKALEGRRELS; via the coding sequence TTGTTTTACCCGGAACCGATAGCCAAACTGATCGACGCTTTTACGCGCCTGCCTGGTATCGGTCCCAAAACCGCGGCCAGGCTCGCATTTCATGTGCTGCGCATGAAAGAAGACGATGTCATTGATTTTGCCAAGGCGCTGGTTAGCGTCAAACGAAATTTGTTTTATTGCTCGGTTTGCTGCAACATTACGGATACCGATCCCTGCAAAATATGCCAGGACAAATCGCGCGACGCTTCGGTCATTTGCGTCGTTCAGGAGTCCAAGGACCTTGTGGCGATGGAGCGGACCAAGGAGTTTGAAGGTTATTATCATGTGCTGCAGGGTGCAATCTCTCCAATGGAAGGCATCGGTCCTGACGAAATTCGCATCGCGGAGCTTCTTCGCAGACTGAGCGACGAGAGTGTACAGGAGCTGATTCTTGCTACGAACCCCAATATCGAGGGCGAGGCGACGGCTATGTATTTGTCCCGTCTGGTGAAGCCCTTCGGCATCAAAGTCACTCGAATTGCTCATGGTCTGCCCGTCGGGGGAGACTTGGAATACGCGGACGAGGTTACGCTATCCAAGGCTCTGGAGGGACGTCGCGAGCTTAGTTAG